In a single window of the bacterium genome:
- the rpsO gene encoding 30S ribosomal protein S15 encodes MPFTKEDKAKIVEEFGKDPKNTGSPEVQIAIITQRISTLSQHLAKFKHDRTSKRGLLQLVGKRRALLNYLKKESEARYLET; translated from the coding sequence ATGCCTTTTACTAAGGAAGATAAAGCGAAAATAGTTGAAGAGTTCGGTAAAGACCCTAAAAATACAGGTTCGCCGGAGGTACAAATAGCGATTATTACACAAAGAATAAGTACTCTTTCGCAGCATCTTGCGAAATTTAAACATGACCGCACATCCAAAAGAGGATTACTGCAATTGGTCGGTAAAAGAAGAGCTTTACTAAATTATTTAAAAAAAGAGTCCGAAGCCCGATATTTGGAAAC